In the Rhinatrema bivittatum chromosome 6, aRhiBiv1.1, whole genome shotgun sequence genome, one interval contains:
- the ASB12 gene encoding ankyrin repeat and SOCS box protein 12 — protein sequence MKMVHTKQNKMSLVDIKKIFSMLQPRDDDEDNGERQELHQAVSNNDAKVLALLLSQERYKAFINSRSGWGIPGTPLRLAATQGHLQSLEVLLDHGAEVDSLDVKAQTPLFTAVSTGHLDCVKALLKAGANPNGSVYNNCSPVLTASREGNEDILRELLEHGAEVNVRSKTPEWASNNPACTGPLYLSAVYGHLECFRMLLLYGADPNYNCIDSKLLARIRQPKTVLEMCLKHGCTTQFIKLLLEFGANVYLPNLGDEAFSNHEAMQLLRRERVHPRSLLSETRLAIRKSLKRRNQIQGIDQLKVPLLLISYLKYQT from the exons ATGAAAATGGtacatacaaaacaaaacaaaatgagttTAGTGGATATTAAAAAGATTTTCTCCATGCTGCAGCCCAGAGATGACGACGAAGACAATGGAGAAAGGCAAGAACTGCACCAAGCAGTGTCCAACAATGATGCCAAAGTCCTGGCCCTACTCTTGTCTCAAGAGAGATACAAGGCCTTCATTAACAGCAGAAGTGGTTGGGGTATCCCCGGGACCCCTCTTCGCCTGGCAGCTACTCAAGGTCACCTGCAGAGTTTGGAAGTCCTCTTAGACCATGGAGCAGAAGTGGACAGCCTGGATGTGAAGGCTCAGACTCCGTTGTTCACAGCCGTCAGCACTGGGCATCTAGATTGTGTTAAGGCGCTTCTGAAGGCTGGAGCTAATCCCAATGGCAGTGTCTACAATAACTGTTCACCTGTGCTGACAGCTTCTAGAGAGGGCAATGAGGACATTTTAAGAGAACTCCTAGAACACGGCGCAGAAGTCAATGTTCGGTCCAAAACGCCAGAGTGGGCTTCTAACAACCCGGCATGCACCGGCCCTTTGTACCTCTCTGCCGTCTATGGCCACCTGGAGTGTTTCCGAATGCTTCTCCTGTATGGCGCTGACCCTAATTACAACTGCATTGATTCTAAACTTCTAGCCAGAATCCGACAGCCCAAGACTGTCCTGGAAATGTGCCTGAAGCATGGCTGCACGACTCAATTCATTAAACTGCTGCTCGAGTTTGGAGCCAATGTGTACCTACCTAACCTGGGAGACGAGGCCTTTTCCAATCATGAGGCCATGCAGCtactgagaagagagagag TTCACCCCAGATCCTTGCTATCTGAGACCCGACTGGCCATCAGGAAGTCCCTGAAACGACGAAACCAAATCCAGGGCATCGACCAGCTGAAGGTTCCACTTCTCCTGATCAGTTACCTGAAATATCAGACATGA